Within Myxococcales bacterium, the genomic segment AATCGGCAACGCGCGAACCGACTGCGCAGGGACGAGGTCCGAGGCAGTCTCGGCTTGGGCATGGGATAAAAACAGTTGCAGCACCATGCCTGGTTGAATCGGAGCTCGGAAATCGATGTGATTCCATAGGCATATGTCCTTTAGTAAGACACCGAACCGAGCGGCCAATTCGTGGGCTTGCGTGGGACGGGTCACTGGAAAAAAGACGTGTGTCCGATCTGGATAGCTGAATTCACGTGCCGGAACGGCTACAACCGTTGTTTCCACTGAAGCGCGCCGTTTCCTGCGTGCATGCGCTAAAGCGCCAGAAGCTGAATGGGAAACTTCAATCGATTCCGAGGAGGGTTTAACTTTTCGAATCTGACGTGCGATTGGGCTGTTGAGCACGGTCTCTACGGTATCTTTCGGCACCCACACCCTCCAGTATCCGTGGCCGGGCGGGGTCCGATGGCGCAGGAGCCCTGGGTTAAGCGCGTACAACCGCTCGCCGGGGATCCCCGCGGCTTTCGCAAGCAAACGTAAATGCGTTCCACCTTTCACCTCAAGGGGGGCTGGCATGGCTGTGTCTCTTGGCTCAGCCAGCATACCAAACAACGTACGATTGTTTCCCGCGATTGTGTACGCCAAGATGCGGGCGACGTAACACACGGTCTCGTAGGGGAGTCCAGCCTCAATTTGTGAAAGAAGCGCGTAATCGTTTGTGTTGTATTTACGAATGGCTTGGCTTAACGCACCAGGCCCCATGTTGTAGGCTGCCAGCGCGAGTTCCCACGTCCCGAAGCGGTGGTGAAGATCCGTCAAATAGCGTCCAGCCGCCAATGTGGAGCGCTCGGGGTCCATCCTTGCGTCATGCCACCGATTACGCGTGAGCTTATAGTGCGATGCTGTACGCCGAACGAATTGCCAAGGGCCAACCGCCCCCTTGCGTGAACGCGCACTCGGATCGCCGCCGCTTTCAACCAACGTTACGTAGAACAGATCCTCAGGAAGCTCGAGCGAGCGCAGCTGAGCGCGAATCACGCCCTCATATGGCGCCGCGCGTTCGAACGATGCCTGAATGCGTTGTTGTCCGCGGACATCATCATGATAATGTATCAAGTAATCAATGACGCGCTCCTCCATGCGGATGGGAATTTCGGGCATCTCTAGGCGCTGAAACCAATTGGGAAGTGGAGAAGGCTCCGTTTGCTTTTGTGAGCCGTTCGCGGGACTCGCCTGAATATCATGGGCGGCTGCCCCGGTCGCCAGAATCAGCGCTCCCATCCACGGGAGAACATAGGCCAGTGGACGCATAAGTGCGGCAGTCTACTCTATATGTCACGAGATGTCTTTAGGGGCCGCGAGAGCCGTCGGTGAAGGCACCTAGCCAACAGAGCGATTGCGGCCTGCCCGTTTGGCCTCGTAAAGTTTCTCGTCGGCGGCTTTGAGAAAGTCTGAGTCGGACCAGCCTTCAGCGAGTTCCGTCGCACCCACAGAAATTGTTAGACCCGGGTGGCCCTGGCCCACGATTGGCTCGCCCTCGAACCGGAACTCGTGGCTCTCAATAGCCTTCCGCATACGTTCGGCTACCTCCACCGCGCCCGGCAGATCTGTTTCCGGTAAGACGAGCACAAATTCTTCGCCCCCGTAACGACCCATCACGTCGTCGGGGCGTAAGATCGCCCGCGCGGTTTGCACGAGTTCCTTTAACACGTAATCTCCAGCCAAGTGACCATAGTTGTCGTTGATGTACTTAAAATGATCGATATCGCACATAAGCAACGATAACGGCCGGGTATGCCGACGGGCGCGGGAAATTTCACGCTGCAAGGTTTCGATAATGAACCGCTTGTTGTAGGTCGTCGTCAGCCCGTCGATGATGGTCATCCGGTAGATGGCTTCATGGTACTGGCTTTCAATATCTGAGCCACTCAGATACTTAAAGATAGTATCGCCTACTTTCAGCTGGTCTCCACGTTGAAGTGCGTAAGACTTAATCTGCACGTCGTTGACATAGGTGCCATTAGTGGAGTTCAGATCGGTGATTGTCCAGAGCCCTCCACGTCGCCGGATTCTACAGTGCCGTCGCGACACGCTGTCGCTCTCGAGCACGAGTTGGTTCTCGCCGCCACGTCCTATGTTGATGGCGCTCTGAGCGAAGACGCAGCGCTTGCCTAGATTCTCTGGCTTCGGAGAATAGATAATCACCAAGCAATCATCTCCGGTTCCCTTGCGCAACACCAGCTCGTTGACTGGGGTTATGCGGGTTTTAATGTCGGAGTGTGCCAAGCTATTTTGCCTCAGCCGCCAAAGGAACGTGCGTCAGTTGGGCGATACTGTTAAGGATAGGGAGCCTTGGTGAGGCGGTCAAGCGAGAAATCGCGGAGACAAGGTAGGTGAATGTGCGTTGGGGATCCGCTTGTTGTTATCTACCGACAGCGCAGTTGAGATGCTAACATGGATGTTGGTGACGCTTGATGCCTAACGGTGATGAACGGCCCCGGGTGCTTGTGGTTGACGACGAGCGGGTCATCTGTGAAATCCTGGCTGATTTTCTCGCGATGGAAGGGTTTTCTGCGACGACCGCTGAGGATGGAAAGGCGGCATTGGCGGAGCTATCGCGCGTCCGGTACGACCTAGTCCTTACTGACCTAAAAATGCCGAACATGGGCGGCATCGAGCTTCTCGACGCCATACAGGCGCATACACCCCATATCGTGACAATCATCATGACAGGATTTGGTACGGTAGAAACCGCTATC encodes:
- a CDS encoding transglycosylase SLT domain-containing protein, whose amino-acid sequence is MRPLAYVLPWMGALILATGAAAHDIQASPANGSQKQTEPSPLPNWFQRLEMPEIPIRMEERVIDYLIHYHDDVRGQQRIQASFERAAPYEGVIRAQLRSLELPEDLFYVTLVESGGDPSARSRKGAVGPWQFVRRTASHYKLTRNRWHDARMDPERSTLAAGRYLTDLHHRFGTWELALAAYNMGPGALSQAIRKYNTNDYALLSQIEAGLPYETVCYVARILAYTIAGNNRTLFGMLAEPRDTAMPAPLEVKGGTHLRLLAKAAGIPGERLYALNPGLLRHRTPPGHGYWRVWVPKDTVETVLNSPIARQIRKVKPSSESIEVSHSASGALAHARRKRRASVETTVVAVPAREFSYPDRTHVFFPVTRPTQAHELAARFGVLLKDICLWNHIDFRAPIQPGMVLQLFLSHAQAETASDLVPAQSVRALPIGSTEFFDHHETARKRQRIIYIARPGDTLRSLARRYELSVRSLSRINRFSRHTDINPGQQLVIYAPRS
- a CDS encoding GGDEF domain-containing protein; the protein is MAHSDIKTRITPVNELVLRKGTGDDCLVIIYSPKPENLGKRCVFAQSAINIGRGGENQLVLESDSVSRRHCRIRRRGGLWTITDLNSTNGTYVNDVQIKSYALQRGDQLKVGDTIFKYLSGSDIESQYHEAIYRMTIIDGLTTTYNKRFIIETLQREISRARRHTRPLSLLMCDIDHFKYINDNYGHLAGDYVLKELVQTARAILRPDDVMGRYGGEEFVLVLPETDLPGAVEVAERMRKAIESHEFRFEGEPIVGQGHPGLTISVGATELAEGWSDSDFLKAADEKLYEAKRAGRNRSVG